The Luteimonas sp. YGD11-2 genome has a window encoding:
- the plsB gene encoding glycerol-3-phosphate 1-O-acyltransferase PlsB yields the protein MSRHSPDQNPLPFPDTGSHAEPRADDHAANPAAGLHADPDAALAAPRLPRRDPRRPLWARLLGRTLAPWIALKIEPQAPAGLVDDRPVCYVLEDYGLSNALILDRACREAGMPSPLQPLPGDPVGRKRAYVALSRRNAAGTLNALAKGKRPPKPSTHSETLARLLEAHRADPSLDVQLLPVSIFVGRSPDKASGWFSVLFSENWALVGRFRRLLAILLNGRDTLVRFASPVEVRGIIAEDLSPERTVRKVSRVLRVHFNRIREAVVGPDLSTRRLLVDKVLSAATVQEAIADQARRDNSSNEDAWKKAYMYAYEIAADYSHPVVRSASFLLTSVWNRIYRGVLVHHLDALKAAAPGHEIVYVPSHRSHMDYLLLSYLLYNKGIVPPHIVAGINLNLPVVGTILRKGGAFYIRRSIRGNALYSAVLSEYVAQLVAGGYSIEYFIEGGRSRTGRLLQPKGGMLSMTIRAYLRQPTRPVLFQPVYIGYEKLMEGTSYLDELTGKPKQKESIWQLLWGIPKVLRQNYGQVVVNFGEAIPLQRLLAEHASDWDGRPLSDDERPEWLSRMVDATAERIQVHINRAADVNPINFLALALLSTPKHAMSESDLLAQIALSKTTLTDVPYSDLVTVTPHTPAEIVAHGEEIGVLQRISHPLGDVLRVDDETAVLLSYFRNNVVHLFTASGWIASCFHNNRRMSGNTLLRLGRSLYPFLQAELFLPWDADGFVERLELTIQVFVREGLLERVGEDEGGIYQRNSGQTDEVFRLRALGHPLQQAFERYYIAISVLAKNGPGTLGAAELENLCQQAAQRLSLLYAPAAPEFFDRSLFRGFIQKLRELDLVKLDQNSKLVFDQRLDVWARDAKVILGRELRHTIEKISPEAVRPAIEPPAA from the coding sequence ATGTCACGCCATTCCCCCGACCAGAACCCGCTGCCGTTCCCCGACACCGGGAGCCATGCGGAGCCCCGCGCCGACGACCATGCCGCCAACCCGGCCGCCGGCCTGCACGCGGATCCCGACGCGGCGCTGGCCGCACCGCGCCTGCCGCGTCGCGACCCGCGGCGGCCACTGTGGGCGCGGCTGCTCGGCCGTACCCTGGCGCCGTGGATCGCGCTGAAGATCGAACCGCAGGCGCCCGCCGGCCTGGTCGACGACCGCCCGGTCTGCTACGTGCTCGAGGACTACGGGCTCTCCAACGCGCTGATCCTCGATCGCGCCTGCCGCGAAGCCGGGATGCCGTCGCCACTGCAGCCGCTGCCGGGTGACCCGGTCGGCCGCAAGCGTGCGTACGTGGCGCTGTCGCGGCGCAATGCCGCCGGCACGCTGAACGCACTGGCCAAGGGCAAGCGCCCGCCGAAGCCGAGCACCCACTCCGAGACCCTGGCACGGCTGCTGGAAGCCCATCGCGCCGACCCGTCGCTCGACGTGCAGTTGCTGCCGGTGTCGATCTTCGTCGGCCGCAGCCCGGACAAGGCCAGCGGCTGGTTCTCGGTGCTGTTCTCGGAGAACTGGGCGCTGGTCGGCCGCTTCCGGCGCCTGCTGGCGATCCTGCTCAACGGCCGCGACACCCTGGTGCGCTTTGCAAGCCCGGTGGAAGTGCGCGGCATCATCGCCGAGGACCTCAGCCCCGAGCGCACCGTGCGCAAGGTCTCGCGCGTGCTGCGGGTGCACTTCAACCGCATCCGCGAAGCCGTCGTCGGCCCCGACCTCTCGACCCGCCGGCTGCTGGTGGACAAGGTGCTGTCCGCCGCGACCGTGCAGGAAGCCATCGCCGACCAGGCGCGGCGCGACAACTCCAGCAACGAGGACGCGTGGAAGAAGGCGTACATGTATGCCTACGAGATCGCCGCGGACTATTCGCACCCGGTGGTGCGCTCGGCGAGCTTCCTGCTGACCTCGGTGTGGAACCGCATCTACCGTGGCGTGCTGGTGCATCACCTCGATGCGCTGAAGGCGGCGGCACCCGGGCACGAGATCGTCTACGTGCCCAGCCACCGCAGCCACATGGACTACCTGCTGCTGAGCTACCTGCTCTACAACAAGGGCATCGTGCCGCCGCACATCGTCGCCGGCATCAACCTCAACCTGCCGGTGGTGGGCACCATCCTGCGCAAGGGCGGCGCGTTCTACATCCGCCGCTCGATCCGCGGCAATGCGCTGTATTCCGCGGTGCTGTCGGAGTACGTGGCGCAGCTGGTCGCCGGCGGCTATTCGATCGAGTACTTCATCGAGGGCGGGCGCTCGCGCACCGGGCGGCTGCTGCAGCCGAAGGGCGGGATGCTGTCGATGACGATACGCGCCTACCTGCGCCAGCCGACGCGTCCGGTGCTGTTCCAGCCGGTCTACATCGGCTACGAGAAGCTGATGGAGGGCACCAGCTACCTCGACGAGCTGACCGGCAAGCCCAAGCAGAAGGAATCGATCTGGCAGCTGCTGTGGGGCATCCCGAAGGTGCTGCGGCAGAACTACGGCCAGGTGGTGGTGAACTTCGGCGAGGCGATCCCGCTGCAGCGGCTGCTGGCCGAGCACGCCAGCGACTGGGACGGCCGCCCGCTGTCCGACGACGAACGCCCGGAATGGCTGTCGCGGATGGTCGATGCCACCGCCGAGCGCATCCAGGTGCACATCAACCGCGCCGCCGACGTCAACCCGATCAACTTCCTCGCGCTGGCGCTGTTGTCCACGCCCAAGCATGCGATGAGCGAATCCGACCTGCTGGCACAGATCGCGCTGTCGAAGACCACGCTCACCGACGTGCCCTACAGCGACCTGGTCACGGTGACGCCGCACACGCCGGCGGAGATCGTCGCGCATGGCGAGGAGATCGGCGTGCTGCAGCGCATCTCGCACCCGCTGGGCGACGTACTGCGGGTCGACGACGAGACCGCGGTGCTGCTGTCGTACTTCCGCAACAACGTGGTGCACCTGTTCACCGCATCCGGCTGGATCGCCTCGTGCTTCCACAACAACCGGCGCATGAGCGGCAACACGCTGCTGCGGCTGGGCCGTTCGCTGTATCCGTTCCTGCAGGCCGAGCTGTTCCTGCCCTGGGACGCCGACGGTTTCGTGGAGCGCCTCGAGCTCACCATCCAGGTGTTCGTGCGCGAGGGGCTGCTCGAACGCGTCGGCGAGGACGAGGGCGGCATCTACCAGCGCAACTCCGGGCAGACCGACGAGGTGTTCCGCCTGCGCGCGCTCGGCCACCCGCTGCAGCAGGCGTTCGAGCGCTACTACATCGCGATCTCGGTGCTGGCCAAGAACGGCCCCGGCACCCTGGGCGCGGCGGAACTGGAGAACCTCTGCCAGCAGGCCGCGCAGCGGCTGAGCCTGCTGTACGCACCGGCGGCGCCGGAGTTCTTCGACCGCTCACTGTTCCGCGGCTTCATCCAGAAGCTGCGCGAGCTGGACCTGGTGAAGCTCGACCAGAACAGCAAGCTGGTGTTCGACCAGCGCCTGGACGTGTGGGCGCGCGACGCCAAGGTCATCCTCGGCCGCGAACTGCGGCATACGATCGAGAAGATCAGCCCGGAAGCGGTGCGGCCCGCCATCGAACCGCCCGCTGCCTGA
- a CDS encoding YdcH family protein, with amino-acid sequence MEPLDPDLPGRLAMLRQEHRDLDVAIARLQADIAMDELAVKRMKKRKLRLKDCIARMESALIPDEPA; translated from the coding sequence ATGGAGCCGCTGGATCCCGATCTGCCCGGCCGCCTGGCCATGTTGCGGCAGGAACACCGCGACCTGGACGTTGCGATCGCGCGCCTGCAGGCCGACATCGCCATGGACGAACTGGCGGTCAAGCGGATGAAGAAGCGCAAGCTGCGACTCAAGGACTGCATCGCCCGGATGGAATCGGCGCTGATCCCCGACGAGCCGGCCTGA
- the ttcA gene encoding tRNA 2-thiocytidine(32) synthetase TtcA encodes MSTVLPLPEPVLRRRERDPRAQRHEANRLAKRLRHQVGRAIADFAMIEDGDRVMVCLSGGKDSYTLLNILLQLQKKAPVSFSLTAVNLDQKQPGFPEHVLPEYLRSIGVDFHIIEQDTYSVVSRVVPEGKTMCSLCSRLRRGALYTYAAEHGYTKIALGHHRDDMVATFFLNMFFHAKLSGMPPKLLSDDGHHVVIRPLAYVREDDIAAYAQAKEFPIIPCNLCGSQENLQRKQVQKMMREWEHEFPGRIETIARALGDIRPSQLADPSLFDFLSLGRAGRAAPTDARAWLADPGPMDDAGDSA; translated from the coding sequence ATGAGCACCGTCCTGCCCCTGCCCGAACCGGTCCTGCGCCGCCGCGAACGCGATCCGCGTGCGCAACGCCATGAAGCCAACCGGCTTGCCAAGCGCCTGCGCCACCAGGTCGGCCGTGCGATCGCCGACTTCGCGATGATCGAGGACGGCGACCGGGTGATGGTGTGCCTGTCGGGCGGCAAGGACAGCTACACCCTGCTCAACATCCTGCTGCAGCTGCAGAAGAAGGCGCCGGTGTCGTTCTCGCTCACCGCGGTCAACCTCGACCAGAAGCAGCCCGGCTTCCCGGAGCACGTGCTACCGGAATACCTGCGTTCGATCGGCGTGGACTTCCACATCATCGAGCAGGACACCTATTCGGTGGTGTCGCGCGTGGTGCCGGAGGGCAAGACGATGTGCTCCTTGTGCTCGCGGCTGCGCCGTGGCGCGCTGTACACCTACGCGGCCGAGCACGGCTACACGAAGATCGCGCTCGGCCACCACCGCGACGACATGGTGGCCACGTTCTTCCTCAACATGTTCTTCCACGCAAAGCTCAGCGGCATGCCGCCGAAGCTGCTGTCGGACGACGGCCACCACGTCGTGATCCGCCCATTGGCCTATGTGCGCGAGGACGACATCGCCGCCTATGCGCAGGCAAAGGAGTTCCCGATCATCCCCTGCAACCTGTGCGGCTCGCAGGAGAACCTGCAGCGCAAGCAGGTGCAGAAGATGATGCGCGAGTGGGAACACGAGTTCCCCGGCCGCATCGAAACCATCGCCCGTGCGCTGGGCGACATCCGCCCGTCGCAGCTGGCCGACCCGTCGCTGTTCGACTTCCTCTCACTCGGACGCGCAGGACGCGCCGCGCCGACCGATGCCCGCGCATGGCTGGCCGACCCCGGACCCATGGACGACGCCGGCGACAGCGCCTGA
- a CDS encoding recombination-associated protein RdgC, whose amino-acid sequence MFFRNITLFRFPVSLDMGTLDAGLAEAALKPVGPLELSSRGFVPPFGREAEALSHRVDEALWLTVGGEDRLLPGAVVNDMLAQKIEEIEAREGRKPGGRRRKQLKDDLVHELLPRAFVKPSRTDALVDLKLGVCAVDTSSRKTGENVVSEIRRALGSFPALPLNAEVAPRSVLTGWIAGEALPDGLSLGEECELKDPADNGAIVKCQRQDLSSDEIARHLESGKQVTKLALVLDDHVSFVLGDDLVVRKFKLLDGAVDQLEHTEADDIAAELDARFALMSGEFRRLFAVLEPALKFSRAEA is encoded by the coding sequence ATGTTCTTTCGCAATATCACCCTGTTCCGCTTCCCCGTCTCGCTTGATATGGGCACCCTCGACGCGGGCCTGGCCGAAGCCGCGCTCAAGCCGGTCGGCCCGCTCGAACTGTCCTCGCGCGGGTTCGTGCCGCCGTTCGGCCGCGAGGCCGAGGCGCTGTCGCACCGTGTCGACGAGGCACTGTGGCTCACCGTCGGTGGCGAGGACCGCCTGCTGCCGGGCGCCGTGGTCAACGACATGCTCGCGCAGAAGATCGAGGAGATCGAAGCGCGCGAAGGCCGCAAGCCGGGCGGCCGCCGTCGCAAGCAGCTCAAGGACGATCTGGTCCATGAACTGCTGCCGCGCGCGTTCGTGAAGCCATCGCGCACCGATGCACTGGTGGACCTCAAGCTCGGTGTGTGCGCGGTCGACACCTCCAGCCGCAAGACCGGCGAGAACGTCGTCTCGGAGATCCGCCGCGCGCTGGGCAGCTTCCCGGCACTGCCGCTCAACGCCGAGGTCGCGCCGCGTTCGGTGCTGACCGGCTGGATCGCCGGCGAGGCGCTGCCCGACGGCCTGTCGCTGGGCGAGGAATGCGAGCTCAAGGATCCGGCCGACAATGGCGCGATCGTGAAGTGCCAGCGCCAGGACCTCAGCTCCGACGAGATCGCCCGTCACCTGGAATCCGGCAAGCAGGTGACGAAACTCGCGCTGGTGCTCGACGACCATGTGTCGTTCGTGCTCGGCGATGACCTGGTGGTGCGCAAGTTCAAGTTGCTCGACGGCGCCGTCGACCAGCTCGAGCACACCGAGGCCGACGACATCGCCGCCGAACTCGATGCGCGCTTCGCGCTGATGAGCGGCGAGTTCCGCCGGCTGTTCGCCGTGCTCGAGCCCGCGCTGAAGTTCAGTCGCGCCGAGGCCTGA
- a CDS encoding SprT family zinc-dependent metalloprotease: MSPSLRRLLGPRLACTPVQRDTIPLACDDGRVIDVLRVRDPRAKRMRLSVAERGARLTLPPAASDLAGERFLHEHRAWLVAQLDAQRGDGIEPLVAHASTRLPLRGSMHALAWGEGRYARIEHDGDVLRFSVPARATAATLRRALRDFYETEARADVGRWLPRYLPGLPSAPARIRIRPMSSQWGSLAPNGVLALDLALVLGRPAAFEYVLVHELCHLIHADHSKAFWREVEARFPAWREERDYFHAEGRRLKTALHLLLAG, encoded by the coding sequence ATGTCCCCGTCCCTGCGTCGTCTGCTCGGACCCCGCCTCGCGTGCACGCCGGTGCAGCGCGACACGATCCCGCTCGCCTGCGACGACGGCCGGGTGATCGACGTGCTGCGCGTGCGTGATCCGCGCGCCAAGCGCATGCGCCTGTCGGTGGCAGAACGCGGCGCGCGCCTGACCCTGCCGCCTGCCGCGAGTGATCTCGCCGGCGAACGCTTCCTCCATGAGCACCGCGCTTGGCTGGTGGCGCAGCTCGACGCCCAGCGCGGCGACGGCATCGAGCCGCTGGTGGCGCATGCCAGCACCCGGCTGCCGCTGCGTGGCTCGATGCATGCGCTGGCCTGGGGCGAAGGCCGCTATGCGCGCATCGAACACGATGGCGACGTGCTGCGCTTCAGCGTGCCGGCGCGCGCCACCGCGGCCACGCTGCGCCGTGCGCTGCGCGACTTCTACGAGACCGAGGCGCGTGCCGATGTCGGCCGCTGGCTGCCACGCTACCTGCCCGGCCTTCCGTCCGCGCCGGCGCGCATCCGCATCCGCCCGATGTCGTCGCAGTGGGGCTCACTGGCGCCGAATGGCGTGCTCGCGCTCGACCTTGCCCTGGTGCTCGGTCGCCCAGCGGCATTCGAGTACGTGCTGGTGCACGAGCTCTGCCACCTGATCCACGCCGACCATTCCAAGGCGTTCTGGCGCGAGGTCGAAGCGCGCTTCCCGGCATGGCGCGAGGAGCGCGACTATTTCCACGCCGAGGGCCGCCGGCTCAAGACCGCGCTGCACCTGCTGCTGGCCGGCTGA
- a CDS encoding alpha/beta hydrolase, with the protein MTMREFELQIAAGCIRGLRNGGNGPKVLALHGWLDNAASFVPLAPYLGDIDLVAVDLPGHGRSDHLPPGVEYTFPGALHNVLDIADALGWERFALLGHSMGAGIASLVAAACPQRVERLVAIEALGALPETAERTTARLRESVSATRALRGKALRVFVDPQPAVRARMHANALSEPVARLLVERGLADVEGGHTWSSDPRLTVPTMVRMTDAQVDDLVAGIECPTRVIYADPPQPYLPEPDRSRRARLLPQAELVVLPGGHHLHMETPQAVAEAIGRFFHG; encoded by the coding sequence CTGACCATGCGGGAATTCGAACTGCAGATCGCCGCCGGCTGCATCCGCGGCCTGCGCAATGGCGGCAACGGCCCGAAGGTGCTGGCCCTGCATGGCTGGCTCGACAACGCGGCGAGCTTCGTGCCGCTGGCGCCGTACCTGGGCGACATCGACCTGGTCGCCGTGGACCTGCCCGGTCACGGACGCAGCGACCACCTGCCGCCGGGCGTCGAATACACCTTCCCTGGGGCACTGCACAACGTGCTCGACATCGCCGATGCGCTGGGCTGGGAGCGCTTCGCGCTGCTCGGCCATTCGATGGGGGCGGGCATCGCCAGCCTGGTGGCGGCGGCATGCCCGCAGCGGGTGGAGCGGCTGGTGGCGATCGAGGCACTCGGCGCATTGCCGGAGACGGCCGAACGCACCACCGCGCGCCTGCGCGAGTCGGTGTCGGCGACGCGCGCGCTGCGCGGCAAGGCACTGCGCGTGTTCGTCGACCCGCAGCCCGCGGTGCGTGCACGCATGCATGCCAATGCGCTGTCGGAGCCGGTCGCGCGGCTGCTGGTCGAGCGCGGGCTGGCCGATGTCGAGGGCGGCCACACCTGGAGCAGCGACCCGCGCCTCACGGTGCCGACGATGGTGCGCATGACCGATGCGCAGGTGGACGACCTCGTCGCCGGTATCGAATGCCCGACCCGGGTGATCTACGCCGATCCGCCGCAGCCCTATCTGCCCGAGCCCGACCGCAGCCGCCGCGCGCGCCTGCTGCCGCAGGCCGAGCTGGTGGTGCTGCCGGGTGGACATCACCTGCATATGGAAACGCCGCAGGCGGTGGCCGAAGCGATCGGGCGCTTCTTCCACGGCTGA
- the hemH gene encoding ferrochelatase has translation MSQPSSASATTPPSSRAHDAVLLVNLGTPEAPTPDAVRRYLLEFLSDRRVVSLPPLLWQPILRGAVLPLRCKRVAALYADIWMEGGSPLLVHTRGLAERVAERMPGIRVAHAMRYGTPSLARELERLQDEGARRVLVLPLYPQYSTTTTASVDDVARRAALPVHVVQDYHLDPGWVEAVAASIRAAWQVQPRGEKLLFSFHGIPQRVVDAGDPYELQCRASTVAIARALGLADDGIMLTFQSRFGREKWLQPYTDATMRALGDSGVKRIDVVCPGFAVDCLETLEEIALQNAELFREHGGETLRYIPCLNADPGHADALAALVARELDGWTMDAR, from the coding sequence ATGTCGCAGCCAAGCTCCGCGTCCGCCACGACGCCACCGTCTTCCCGCGCCCACGACGCGGTCCTGCTGGTCAATCTCGGCACGCCGGAAGCGCCGACGCCCGATGCGGTGCGCCGCTACCTGCTCGAGTTCCTTTCGGACCGCCGGGTGGTGTCGCTGCCGCCGCTGCTGTGGCAGCCGATCCTGCGCGGTGCGGTGCTGCCCTTGCGCTGCAAGCGCGTGGCCGCGCTGTACGCCGATATCTGGATGGAGGGCGGCTCGCCGCTGCTGGTCCATACGCGCGGCCTGGCCGAACGCGTCGCCGAGCGCATGCCGGGCATCCGCGTGGCGCACGCGATGCGTTACGGCACGCCGTCGCTGGCCCGCGAGCTCGAGCGGCTGCAGGACGAGGGCGCGCGCCGGGTGCTGGTGCTGCCGCTGTATCCGCAGTACTCGACCACCACCACGGCTTCCGTCGACGACGTTGCACGACGTGCCGCGTTGCCGGTGCACGTCGTGCAGGACTACCACCTCGACCCGGGCTGGGTGGAAGCGGTGGCTGCTTCGATCCGCGCGGCCTGGCAGGTGCAGCCTCGCGGCGAGAAGCTGCTGTTCTCGTTCCACGGCATCCCGCAGCGGGTGGTGGATGCCGGCGATCCCTACGAGTTGCAGTGCCGCGCCAGCACCGTCGCCATCGCACGTGCGCTGGGGCTTGCCGACGACGGCATCATGCTGACCTTCCAGTCGCGTTTCGGCCGCGAGAAGTGGCTGCAGCCCTATACCGACGCCACCATGCGCGCGCTGGGCGACAGCGGGGTCAAGCGCATCGACGTGGTCTGCCCGGGCTTCGCCGTCGACTGCCTGGAAACGCTGGAGGAGATCGCGCTGCAGAACGCCGAGCTGTTCCGCGAACATGGCGGCGAGACGTTGCGCTATATCCCCTGCCTCAATGCCGATCCCGGCCATGCCGATGCGCTCGCCGCGCTGGTGGCGCGCGAGCTCGACGGCTGGACGATGGACGCGCGCTGA
- a CDS encoding lipid-binding SYLF domain-containing protein codes for MTQSRRPVRLLLAATLALSLAATAAHAGPREDERALNAVRVLTEVQAIPENAIPDKLLDEARAIVVVPDTIKAGLVIGGRRGHGVMAVKSPDGTWSQPAFVTLTGGSIGFQAGVQSADVVLVFRNDRSLDSIVNGKITLGADAGVAAGPMGRNAATATDGQLKAEIWSWSRARGLFAGVALDGAVLSIDDQANQAVYGGGTTPRMIFENRTPNRAAGPVVDFRDRLEEATAIARANRGTEGAGQVASQRARAPAPAPVQDTATQAQPQALDPARTEPAPSAFEPVGESEIRAEPLDGTW; via the coding sequence ATGACCCAGTCCCGCCGTCCCGTCCGCCTGCTGCTTGCCGCCACCCTCGCGCTGTCGCTGGCGGCCACGGCCGCCCATGCCGGCCCGCGGGAGGACGAGCGCGCGCTCAACGCGGTGCGCGTGCTGACCGAAGTGCAGGCGATCCCGGAAAACGCGATTCCCGACAAGCTGCTCGACGAGGCCCGCGCGATCGTCGTGGTGCCCGACACCATCAAGGCCGGGCTGGTGATCGGCGGCCGCCGCGGCCATGGCGTGATGGCGGTGAAGTCCCCCGACGGCACCTGGTCGCAACCGGCCTTCGTCACCCTGACCGGCGGCAGCATCGGCTTCCAGGCCGGCGTGCAGTCCGCCGACGTGGTGCTGGTGTTCCGCAACGACCGCAGCCTCGACAGCATCGTCAACGGCAAGATCACCCTGGGCGCCGATGCCGGCGTCGCCGCCGGGCCGATGGGCCGCAACGCCGCCACCGCCACCGACGGCCAGCTCAAGGCCGAGATCTGGTCGTGGTCGCGCGCGCGCGGGCTGTTCGCCGGTGTGGCGCTGGATGGCGCCGTGCTCAGCATCGACGACCAGGCCAACCAGGCCGTCTACGGCGGCGGCACCACGCCGCGGATGATCTTCGAGAACCGCACCCCCAACCGCGCCGCGGGCCCGGTGGTGGACTTCCGCGACCGCCTCGAGGAAGCCACCGCCATCGCCCGCGCCAACCGTGGCACCGAAGGTGCAGGCCAGGTCGCCTCGCAGCGCGCGCGCGCGCCCGCGCCGGCGCCCGTGCAGGACACCGCGACGCAGGCACAGCCGCAGGCGCTGGATCCGGCCCGCACGGAACCCGCGCCGTCCGCATTCGAGCCGGTCGGCGAGAGCGAGATCCGCGCCGAACCGCTCGACGGCACCTGGTAG
- the tatA gene encoding Sec-independent protein translocase subunit TatA: MGSFSIWHWIIVALVVLLVFGTKKLRGAGRDLGEAIKGFKQGMSDDDTPSARIEQRRTETVADGDRKRDRDDAAR, translated from the coding sequence ATGGGTAGTTTCAGCATCTGGCACTGGATCATCGTCGCCCTCGTCGTGCTGCTGGTGTTCGGCACCAAGAAGCTGCGCGGCGCCGGGCGCGATCTCGGCGAAGCCATCAAGGGCTTCAAGCAGGGCATGAGCGACGACGACACACCGTCGGCCCGCATCGAACAGCGTCGCACGGAGACCGTCGCCGACGGCGACCGCAAGCGCGACCGGGACGACGCCGCTCGCTGA
- the tatB gene encoding Sec-independent protein translocase protein TatB: MFDLSFAEILVIAVIALVVLGPERLPRAARFTGLWVRRARGQWQSVRSEFERELAAEELKRNLDQARSAMRDADRDMRGAEAAVRREAQELRDGLTPGTATTAAKPSDAGTASTAPDVASPTVATAVDSASGTVAEPSTHPSETTATDGQRR; the protein is encoded by the coding sequence ATGTTCGACCTCAGCTTCGCCGAAATCCTGGTGATCGCCGTCATCGCCCTGGTGGTACTGGGGCCCGAGCGGCTGCCGCGCGCCGCGCGTTTCACCGGCCTGTGGGTGCGCCGTGCGCGCGGCCAGTGGCAGTCGGTGCGTTCCGAGTTCGAGCGCGAGCTGGCCGCCGAGGAGCTCAAGCGCAACCTCGACCAGGCACGCAGCGCGATGCGCGACGCCGACCGCGACATGCGCGGCGCCGAAGCCGCGGTGCGCCGCGAAGCGCAGGAGCTGCGCGACGGCCTGACCCCGGGCACGGCCACGACCGCAGCGAAGCCTTCCGACGCCGGCACCGCATCGACGGCACCCGACGTGGCATCACCCACGGTCGCGACGGCCGTGGACAGCGCCAGCGGCACGGTGGCCGAGCCGTCCACTCACCCCAGCGAAACGACCGCGACCGATGGCCAACGACGCTGA
- the tatC gene encoding twin-arginine translocase subunit TatC yields the protein MANDAESSADASLLDHLIELRSRLLRAIAGLMLVFVCLLPFANRLYAWLAQPLLDKLPEGATLIAVEVASPFFAPLKLAFFVALITTMPWLLYQLWAFVAPGLYRREKRLAMPLLASALLLFYAGCAFAFFLVLPVVFGFLTAVTPDGVAMMTDIHAYLNFVLVIFLAFGLSFELPVAMVILVLMGWVTPNQLRESRGYAIVGVFVIAAVVTPPDVVSQLMLAIPMCLLYEAGLIAARMLVPADGRAAEES from the coding sequence ATGGCCAACGACGCTGAGTCATCGGCCGACGCCAGCCTGCTCGACCACCTGATCGAGTTGCGTTCGCGGCTGCTGCGCGCGATCGCCGGCCTGATGCTGGTGTTCGTCTGCCTGCTGCCGTTCGCCAACCGGCTGTATGCCTGGCTGGCGCAGCCGCTGCTCGACAAGCTGCCGGAAGGCGCGACCCTGATCGCGGTGGAAGTCGCATCACCGTTCTTCGCGCCGTTGAAACTCGCGTTCTTCGTCGCCCTGATCACCACCATGCCGTGGCTGCTGTACCAGCTGTGGGCCTTCGTCGCGCCCGGGCTGTACCGGCGCGAGAAGCGCCTGGCGATGCCGCTGCTGGCCTCCGCACTGCTGCTGTTCTATGCCGGCTGCGCGTTCGCGTTCTTCCTGGTGCTGCCGGTGGTGTTCGGCTTCCTCACCGCGGTTACCCCCGACGGGGTGGCGATGATGACCGACATCCACGCCTACCTGAATTTCGTGCTCGTGATCTTCCTCGCCTTCGGCCTCAGCTTCGAGCTGCCGGTGGCGATGGTGATCCTGGTGCTGATGGGCTGGGTCACGCCCAACCAGCTGCGCGAGTCCCGCGGCTACGCCATCGTCGGCGTGTTCGTGATCGCCGCCGTGGTCACCCCGCCCGACGTGGTCTCGCAGCTGATGCTGGCGATCCCGATGTGCCTGCTCTACGAGGCAGGGCTTATCGCCGCGCGCATGCTGGTGCCGGCCGACGGGCGCGCCGCCGAGGAATCGTGA
- a CDS encoding RDD family protein, with the protein MPAPIPATAVPAHPAPLLHRWAAWSLDASLVAAVSLALVATPLAARVGVLDTALAVLLDAMLQPMLAALPGLPTPAQLLADDAIRVAVSQLASALGSVLLLPLAAFVPLFWLYASAFECRHAATPGKRALRLRVVDAQRVGPVRCRRHALRQAAGLLSWLSVNLGHLMAVLPPRHQAMHDRIAGLRVVTETDAALSRWAQAWLWLQAALVCAVLAMSIVALQARVDAALVRALG; encoded by the coding sequence ATGCCCGCGCCGATACCCGCCACTGCCGTTCCTGCTCACCCGGCGCCGCTGCTGCATCGCTGGGCCGCATGGTCGCTGGATGCGTCGCTGGTGGCGGCGGTTTCACTGGCGCTGGTCGCCACGCCGCTGGCTGCGCGCGTAGGCGTGCTGGACACGGCGCTCGCGGTCCTGCTCGACGCGATGCTGCAGCCGATGCTCGCCGCACTGCCCGGCCTGCCGACGCCGGCACAGCTGCTGGCGGATGACGCCATCCGCGTCGCCGTCAGCCAGCTCGCCTCGGCGCTTGGCAGCGTGCTGCTGCTACCGCTTGCCGCGTTTGTGCCGCTGTTCTGGCTCTACGCCAGCGCCTTCGAATGCCGGCATGCAGCGACGCCCGGCAAGCGCGCACTGCGATTGCGGGTGGTCGATGCGCAGCGCGTCGGTCCGGTGCGTTGCCGCCGCCACGCACTCCGACAGGCCGCCGGCCTGCTGTCGTGGCTGAGCGTCAACCTCGGCCACCTGATGGCGGTGCTGCCGCCGCGCCACCAGGCGATGCATGACCGCATTGCCGGGCTGCGCGTGGTGACAGAGACGGATGCGGCGCTGTCGCGCTGGGCACAGGCATGGCTGTGGCTGCAGGCGGCGCTCGTCTGCGCCGTACTGGCCATGTCGATCGTCGCGCTTCAGGCGCGGGTCGATGCGGCGCTGGTCCGCGCGCTGGGTTGA